One window from the genome of Nicotiana sylvestris chromosome 9, ASM39365v2, whole genome shotgun sequence encodes:
- the LOC138878470 gene encoding uncharacterized protein, with translation MVEIQHGTHLGKPAIFFKAEDYFVNLAKECRFTIIVQDVGVEVALDLAPYSKSRGNVAKVKVEIDLLKPRLDKIWLGYKRLDGTDDGKWLDIEYEKEDQRSNERQRENHQSVNQDVRGKAKNGIVINEPTAMQKPPMKEDVLGKGQPSSKKTDTTTKPSEHNTSNKEDNNNPIDNDQNSRHLFQENNTNGENNTNLIEEEGNNKRGPEQNNNKNNHVIDLGDAHNTYLKLISGTILEEDKESENMYISNNTQMAESSFEDDGEEDNEEDGDYEDDMSIEETDDFESVDSESFQNEDQPVNHTTDDHAA, from the exons ATGGTTGAGATTCAACATGGCACACATCTTGGTAAACCGGCGATTTTCTTCAAGGCGGAGGATTACTTTGTTAATTTAGCAAAAGAATGCAGATTCACCATCATTG TGCAAGATGTTGGTGTGGAAGTGGCTCTGGACCTGGCACCCTATTCTAAATCTAGAGGCAATGTTGCAAAGGTTAAAGTCGAGATTGATCTTTTAAAGCCTAGACTTGATAAAATATGGCTAGGCTATAAAAGATTAGATGGAACTGATGATGGAAAGTGGCTTGATATTGAATATGAAAAG GAAGATCAAAGATCGAATGAAAGGCAAAGAGAGAATCATCAATCAGTGAACCAAGATGTGAGAGGTAAGGCAAAAAATGGAATTGTTATCAATGAGCCTACCGCGATGCAGAAGCCTCCCATGAAGGAAGATGTACTTGGTAAAG GCCAACCAAGCAGCAAGAAAACTGATACAACAACCAAACCATCAGAGCATAATACTAGCAACAAAGAAGACAACAACAATCCCATTGACAATGATCAAAACAGTAGACATTTGTTCCAGGAGAATAATACCAATGGTGAGAACAACACCAATCTCATTGAGGAGGAAGGCAACAATAAACGCGGACCagaacaaaacaacaacaaaaacaaccaTGTAATTGATCTAGGAGATGCCCATAACACATATCTTAAACTTATTAGTGGTACCATCTTAGAAGAGGATAAAGAGAGTGAAAATATGTACATCTCCAATAATACTCAAATGGCAGAATCATCCTTTGAGGATGATGGGGAAGAGGACAACGAAGAAGATGGTGACTATGAGGATGATATGAGCATTGAAGAAACTGATGATTTTGAAAGTGTTGACAGTGAAAGCTTTCAGAATGAGGATCAACCTGTGAACCATACAACTGATGATCATGCGGCATAA
- the LOC138878471 gene encoding uncharacterized protein encodes MDNAGLTAIPSMEELKTVVFSMSPSSAPGPDGLSGKFYHSCWDIIKDDLLLMINDFFAAEPESLKIMMEKMETYEKTSGQLVNKAKSGFYVNFQDDDIRINRIKQITRYNHCHFSVQYLGCPIYIGRKKAIPLHTLSVLHPPKATFSQIKKIISNFFWGMDDNKNKKHWMVWKDMCFPIEEGGAGFRSLKDTCNAFSAKIWWKFRTKKSLIKDFLEAKYCKRFHPVAIRKAQCQSQFWRRMMDIKEKVEPYISWSLVRGEISF; translated from the exons ATGGATAATGCTGGCCTTACAGCCATACCTTCAATGGAGGAACTGAAAACTGTCGTTTTTTCCATGAGCCCATCCAGTGCACCTGGACCAGATGGTCTTTCTGGAAAATTTTATCATTCCTGTTGGGATATTATTAAGGATGATCTTTTACTAATGATCAATGATTTCTTTGCAG CTGAACCTGAATCCTTGAAGATCATGATGGAAAAGATGGAGACTTATGAGAAAACCTCAGGACAACTAGTGAACAAAGCCAAATCTGGTTTTTATGTCAACTTCCAAGATGATGATATAAGAATCAACCGAATCAAACAGATTACTAGATACAATCACTGCCACTTTTCAGTGCAATATCTTGGATGTCCTATCTATATAGGAAGGAAAAAA GCTATTCCACTTCACACTCTATCAGTGTTACATCCTCCCAAGGCAACTTTCTCTCAGATTAAAAAGATCATCTCTAACTTCTTTTGGGGAATGGATGACAACAAAAATAAGAAGCACTGGATGGTTTGGAAAGACATGTGCTTCCCAATCGAGGAAGGGGGAGCTGGCTTCAGATCTCTTAAAGACACATGTAATGCCTTCTCTGCTAAAATATGGTGGAAATTTAGAACTAAAAAATCCCTTATCAAAGATTTTCTCGAAGCTAAGTATTGTAAAAGGTTTCATCCTGTTGCAATAAGAAAAGCTCAATGCCAATCTCAGTtttggagaagaatgatggacatcaaagaaaaggtggaaccttATATCTCATGGAGTCTTGTAAGAGGGGAGATCTCCTTCTAG
- the LOC104224244 gene encoding uncharacterized protein, producing the protein MDKVATDVAIKRFGVNIASICNCCFNNHSEESTNHLLSDSHIANLVWSFSCNSCDIILVKGQTRFTDLQLQHLWQDTYSRIEKLSPAIHCQIVYWQKPHVGWVKLNVDGCSKGNPSPAGGGGLIRDHHGILIEAFAEFYRDCSCNIAEAKAMMRGIKMCISKGFTNVIVESDSLILLNLIKRIRNPPWRFTDTIE; encoded by the exons ATGGATAAAGTAGCAACTGATGTTGCTATTAAAAGATTTGGGGTGAATATTGCTTCTATATGTAACTGCTGCTTTAATAACCATTCTGAGGAATCTACTAACCATCTACTCAGTGATAGTCATATTGCCAATCTAGTATGGTCCTTCTCTTGTAACTCCTGTGATATCATATTGGTCAAAGGCCAG ACGAGGTTCACAGATCTTCAGCTCCAGCACCTATGGCAGGACACGTACAGTAGAATTGAGAAGCTTTCCCCTGCTATTCATTGTCAGATTGTTTATTGGCAAAAACCTCATGTGGGCTGGGTTAAACTTAATGTTGATGGCTGTAGCAAAGGTAACCCTAGTCCGGCAGGTGGTGGTGGTCTTATCAGAGATCACCATGGCAttttaattgaagcttttgcagaATTCTATAGAGATTGTAGCTGTAATATTGCGGAAGCTAAAGCCATGATGCGAGGCATCAAAATGTGTATTTCAAAGGGCTTTACAAATGTTATAGTTGAATCGGACTCGTTGATTCTTCTTAACTTGATCAAAAGGATAAGGAATCCTCCCTGGAGATTCACAGATACTATTGAATAA